The Sorex araneus isolate mSorAra2 chromosome 5, mSorAra2.pri, whole genome shotgun sequence genome has a segment encoding these proteins:
- the LOC129404955 gene encoding SPOC domain-containing protein 1-like codes for MSREAAAEASGTVDTVLSPSYYSLSSVEVEGQGSLLSWLVPELPGAGWETGVCAGEAHPGACPQPAGAAALSPDTEAHLAQAPGLGQERQPSPKATPVVPVSAQGRTRSSRRLQNSLPRVLARGRPSTQCIVCRDLPQGARELPKAVDPRPGDVGEGGRGAAGWNGMSPSFSKKGSPRRSPSHSPGPAPVRAQKERGRHECSGQGKEAAGGFLWLGGDTTPSESLGRPRGPPSPGSTGSGPGGLGGSWMEWVLGTAEVEGFAPRGDGARTDSPYDAAGSLRSVGGEPPGEATQGPPQSPDPCLDGPRKACTEQRGSGHGVPADADEGCVTPLSPGEQEEQAQAVCRGRPEQGLDSARTSAHCPEPATSKAPSGPATGQRAAHSAETWGRSPELHARYQGTGRISDDASPEHPEHRSAHSCSPPEEMKMPCGAKWLQGR; via the coding sequence ATGTCTCGAGAGGCAGCTGCAGAGGCCTCGGGCACAGTGGACACCGTTCTCAGCCCCTCATACTACTCTTTGTCTAGCGTGGAGGTGGAGGGCCAAGGCAGCCTCCTGTCCTGGCTGGTCCCGGAGCTGCCAGGGGCTGGCTGGGAGACTGGAGTCTGCGCAGGAGAGGCCCACCCGGgggcctgcccccagcctgcggGTGCTGCTGCCCTCAGCCCAGACACCGAGGCCCACTTGGCGCAAgccccagggctgggccaggaGCGGCAGCCCAGCCCCAAAGCCACCCCCGTCGTGCCCGTCTCTGCTCAGGGGCGGACTCGGTCCAGCAGGAGGCTCCAGAATTCTCTGCCCCGTGTCTTAGCCAGAGGCCGGCCCAGCACCCAGTGCATTGTTTGCCGAGATCTCCCACAGGGAGCCCGGGAGCTCCCCAAAGCTGTGGACCCCAGGCCTGGAGAcgtgggggaaggtgggaggggtgCTGCAGGGTGGAATGGGATGAGTCCCTCCTTCAGCAAAAAGGGGTCCCCCAGAAGGTCCCCATCGCACTCACCGGGCCCGGCCCCTGTCAGGGcacagaaggaaagagggagacatGAGTGCTCAGGACAGGGCAAGGAGGCGGCTGGTGGCTTCTTGTGGCTTGGTGGGGACACCACCCCCAGTGAGTCCTTGGGAAGGCCCCGTGGGCCTCCCTCTCCCGGGAGCACTGGGTCTGGGCCTGGAGGTTTGGGTGGCAGTTGGATGGAGTGGGTCTTGGGGACTGCTGAGGTGGAGGGTTTCGCCCCCAGAGGGGATGGGGCCCGAACAGACAGCCCCTATGACGCTGCTGGGTCCCTGCGGTCAGTTGGAGGCGAGCCCCCAGGAGAGGCTACCCAAGGGCCTCCTCAGAGCCCTGACCCGTGCCTGGATGGGCCCAGAAAGGCTTGCACGGAGCAGCGAGGATCTGGGCACGGGGTCCCAGCAGATGCTGATGAAGGCTGTGTCACCCCACTGTCCCCAGGGGAGCAGGAAGAGCAGGCTCAGGCCGTGTGCAGGGGCAGGCCTGAGCAAGGCCTCGATTCTGCTCGCACCTCGGCTCACTGCCCAGAGCCTGCGACCAGCAAGGCTCCCTCAGGACCAGCCACAGGACAGAGAGCAGCCCACAGTGCCGAGACGTGGGGGAGGAGCCCAGAGCTTCATGCCCGGTACCAGGGCACAGGCAGAATCTCAGATGACGCATCCCCAGAGCATCCAGAGCATCGCAGTGCACACAGCTGCTCCCCACCG